The following coding sequences lie in one Arabidopsis thaliana chromosome 3, partial sequence genomic window:
- the ATM gene encoding Serine/Threonine-kinase ATM-like protein, with protein MVASRDVHEIVSKLSSDKAKTREDGVKLLNTWLEGERSITFCRFLSQNTAKLKLDEIPNAETWPFLVKLLLQCVSMEVSGSKRRMPKPTFAKTLRVVVQRTEETKFPGVQFPLLSMAKTLFTHVHDILSNTPSFQSEYGTILRHLLEIKEYRFQMRKRTYSSLVLLYMERAETGFCEKNSGQHSQKEEAFRYILTLQSLLENSPGDFPDDLREEIVNGLIHIFSSVRDEGKLSRKLIECVNTFLLKDGPNLGSLSLEIHNAVEQFVFRCWLTTHDKNLKEILVSYGRLQLNLTRDSSESSSLVEQLLDVVTRELDLGSSSSSASWGDTTKDEKLGALSSYQNSLVELAAHVFYRACVNTSRPSLSEKRARRQHIAMRMVDALTEGKWLWCAAFGCLVRNYCARINMDLLIYWFEAICTNFQRLLEDASMRRSYDGLLWTLRSLQGLSSGLSLPDITMDISKSSASSSELDRGWQSIWSSLIHGLATFSSMSVIVDAVLVLLGSIISSNHITVKILPQEVWDHQLFRHIPSEPALYFIACYFSRMGCQVRLTLDERMVQLLPAAAFSLCAGFKVSLPLPKEHLPTPSQWDVCEQIDDVDRERNFGLFECSVEALTRICSNSSKISGCQVPDVVQLPLVLRDPLLHDMDIYFLSIIPEVKEKGPLSDIFMGCALLCHFMHGSYITRKGKGSSSFFLKACQYLLEGLDHAVESVSKSLNDLQRRGSLGFGSDFNEKGSIIVSLRSFTQSPVFSNRRDQNLLGASYDFVIHSLENLLRSFAKVYEEYTEHAWNTHSDTVPSKSLAPDSPEVGRIVDMDLDLAEDTKERDIIAAGGKAVPGLPVSMGNWKLGMVSLISCFSPVLQFPTWDVLYNLLEKESDPKVLENILYHLCKLSCLTSIPKVDDLVIFLDGMLSTQVKMKRNCLNIVTALHVLLHTLSSSRRDSSGVEKNCGLSLKEAESFQVFVQLGAMVNKVSEFGLLGWFGRVKLINCICDLVLLNPQTGQTMIERLLLMLSDSDYRVRFVLARQIGILFQTWDGHEALFQDICSSFGIKLVTSSKEKLVTAKDVLAVGPQPRQKMETVIITLMHLAYHSENIELQAVFMMCAVSAKDPCQRELIIAALDNLSAQLHYPSRFKYLEELLGPILFHWIASGVSLAGLIETSQLFIPNAEPKYFIHFCSHWLLPALLLHEDHTNLDWVAKMAGQPVVVLVKENFVPIFSICMGLHCSKTSECDKGAMVLQNSILYVGETSENERDKLIKQNMVSIVSFILSCASSSPEPPVPTFSRDTISLAVQTVVDGFLENTDYPKNAAITDRINIFRPDRVFMFITEMHYRMSAACHHRHTRHHLAALEELTILLGHRALVPSSLNYIFNLVGQFIGYPSLQDQCCSIASCLLDLFKSNPAKEIVSVLGDQLQFLVSKLVTCCIDAEADTKISGAKSSQLVNLLHKLVVSSDSSLNEDIRDLEPLPDLKYFQVIRESHIRICEAYSPRNHLLKCSRRSNYLPPRFLSRSLQALHNKLIASEVSQEDTNGETAETFWQSDDEIVNAVWTLVRVSASDEADSMRLLVSDFLSRIGIRDPHTVVFHLPGNLVSMHGLQGFGHNTGSKVRSLTENGISDETLITLLNFLKKYLLDDSVKIIDVTSQTLRGILSTERGQQALSSFDSCERALIEVHGRGVNLDIVEKILLDSQKQFKAEKFSLETPEVWSTDNKNFDRWICQLVYCMIALCEDVPIRLCQNIALLKAEISELLFPSVVVSLAGRIGMDINLHDLITSQVKEHIFTDSNKLTKSKQVMLNTLNELRMCYVLERSIFSGQTKREKNSRSCSTAAKIRDVESGSNGMAASITTNWEKVYWLSIDYLVVAGSAVVCGAYLTASMYVEYWCEEKFGNLSLGDPDFSYHDKLPDHVEILVSAITRINEPDSLYGVIHSNKLSAQIITFEHEGNWTRALEYYDLQARSQKMVVPSSLSENLEVEQFQPTTSARHSVFGEGEVQRQPFKGLIRSLQQTGCMHVLDLYCRGLTSREGCFQYDPEFIELQYEAAWRAGKWDFSLLYPQTHCQPLQHAKNNNYHESLHCCLRALQEGDYDGFYGKLKDTKKELVLSISRASEESTEFIYSTVVKLQILHHLGLVWDLRWTTSSHQSVHGYLVKQMACVDPVIPTMDQLSWLNKDWNSIITQTQLHMTLLEPFIAFRRVLLQILGCEKCTMQHLLQSASLLRKGTRFSHAAASLHEFKFLCARSNGQQPVPDWLGKLEEAKLLHAQGRHEVSISLANYILHNYQLKEEASDIYRVIGKWLAETRSSNSRTILEKYLRPAVSLAEEQSSKICKRLVDRQSQTWFHLAHYADALFKSYEERLSSSEWQAALRLRKHKTKELEVLIKRFKSSKKAEQSDYSLKIQDLQKQLTMDKEEAEKLQVDRDNFLKLALEGYKRCLEIGDKYDVRVVFRQVSMWFSLASQKNVIDNMLSTIKEVQSYKFIPLVYQIASRLGSSKDESGSNSFQSALVSLIRKMAIDHPYHTILQLLALANGDRIKDNQRSRNSFVVDMDKKLAAEHLLQDVSHYHGPMIRQMKQLVDIYIKLAELETRREDTNRKVALPREIRSVKQLELVPVVTATIPVDRSCQYNEGSFPFFRGLSDSVTVMNGINAPKVVECFGSDGQKYKQLAKSGNDDLRQDAVMEQFFGLVNTFLHNNRDTWKRRLAVRTYKVIPFTPSAGVLEWVDGTIPLGDYLIGSSRSEGAHGRYGIGNWKYPKCREHMSSAKDKRKAFVDVCTNFRPVMHYFFLEKFLQPADWFVKRLAYTRSVAASSMVGYIVGLGDRHAMNILIDQATAEVVHIDLGVAFEQGLMLKTPERVPFRLTRDIIDGMGITGVEGVFRRCCEETLSVMRTNKEALLTIVEVFIHDPLYKWALSPLKALQRQKETEDYDGMNLEGLQEEFEGNKDATRALMRVKQKLDGYEGGEMRSIHGQAQQLIQDAIDTDRLSHMFPGWGAWM; from the exons ATGTGTAAATACGTTCTTGCTGAAGGATGGTCCTAATTTAGGCTCTTTGTCATTGGAAATTCATAATGCGGTTGAACAATTTGTGTTCCGTTGCTGGTTAACAACCCATGATAAAAACCTCaag GAGATACTTGTTTCTTATGGAAGGCTACAGTTAAATTTGACAAGGGAttctagtgaatctagttCTCTAGTGGAACAACTTTTGGACGTGGTTACTCGTGAATTGGATCTTGGTAGTTCATCAAGTTCTGCATCATG gGGTGATACAACAAAGGATGAAAAGTTAGGGGCACTGAGCAGCTATCAGAATAGCTTGGTTGAGCTGGCTGCACATGTGTTCTACCGG GCATGTGTCAATACATCTAGACCATCACTGTCAGAGAAACGAGCTCGTAGGCAACATATTGCGATGCGTATGGTGGATGCACTAACTGAAGGAAAATGGCTATG GTGTGCTGCTTTTGGTTGTTTAGTTCGGAATTATTGTGCTCGCATCAATATGGATCTCCTTATTTACTGGTTTGAAGCCATCTGCACAAACTTTCAGAG ACTTCTGGAGGATGCCAGTATGAGACGTTCTTATGATGGTCTACTATGGACTTTGAG GAGTTTGCAAGGGCTCTCCTCTGGTTTGTCACTTCCAGATATTACTATGGACATATCGAAGTCATCTGCTTCTTCAAGCGAG CTAGATCGTGGTTGGCAATCGATTTGGAGTTCTTTAATCCACGGGCTAGCAACATTCAGCAGCATGAGTGTAATT GTTGATGCTGTCTTGGTACTCCTTGGATCAATTATTTCAAGT AACCACATTACCGTTAAAATTCTGCCTCAAGAAGTTTGGGATCATCAATTATTCAGACACATACCCTCTGA GCCGGCCTTGTACTTCATTGCATGTTACTTTTCACGTATGGGTTGCCAG GTTCGTTTGACTCTAGATGAGAGAATGGTCCAGCTTCTACCAGCAGCTGCTTTTTCCCTATGTGCTGGTTTCAAGGTTTCACTTCCATTGCCTAAGGAACATCTTCCAACACCATCTCAATGGGATGTCTGTGAACAG ATAGATGATGTTGATCGAGAAAGAAATTTTGGACTCTTTGAATGCTCTGTGGAGGCTCTAACAAGAATTTGCTCAAATTCTAGCAAG ATCTCTGGCTGCCAAGTTCCTGACGTAGTACAACTACCTCTGGTGTTAAGAGATCCATTGCTTCATGACATGGATATCTATTTTCTTAGCATTATACCGGAGGTCAAGGAGAAAGGACCATTGTCTGACATCTTTATGGGATGTGCTCTGTTGTGTCATTTTATGCATGGTTCTTACATCACAAG GAAGGGTAAAGGAAGCAGTTCGTTCTTCTTAAAGGCATGCCAGTATTTGTTAGAAGGCCTGGATCATGCTGTTGAATCAGTTTCAAAGAGCCTCAATGATCTTCAAAGGCGTGGTTCCTTAGGGTTTGGCTCAGATTTTAATGAGAAAGGTTCTATAATAGTTTCATTGAGGTCCTTTACTCAATCTCCTGTCTTCAGCAACAGAAGAGACCAAAATCTCCTTGGCGCTAGTTATGATTTTGTAATTCATTCCTTAGAGAACCTTTTGCGGTCTTTTGCTAAAGTCTATGAAGAATATACTGAGCACGCATGGAATACACATTCAGACACTGTACCTTCTAAATCCTTAGCACCTGATTCCCCAGAAGTTGGCAGGATTGTGGATATGGATTTAGATTTAGCTGAAGACACTAAAGAGAGGGATATTATAGCTGCTGGGGGAAAAGCTGTACCTGGCCTGCCCGTTTCTATGGGTAACTGGAAGTTGGGCATGGTATCGCTTATCTCATGTTTTTCTCCGGTACTTCAGTTTCCTACATGGGATGTTCTATATAATCTATTGGAGAAGGAATCTGATCCTAAG GTACTGGAAAATATACTGTATCATCTATGCAAGCTTTCATGCTTGACTTCTATTCCGAAGGTTGATGATTTG GTTATTTTCTTGGATGGCATGCTTAGCACACAAGTAAAGATGAAGCGTAACTGTCTCAATATAGTCACTGCTCTGCATGTTTTACTTCATACTTTATCATCCTCGAGGAGGGATTCCTCTGGAGTCGAAAAAAATTGTGGTTTGTCTTTGAAAGAAGCAGAAAGTTTTCAG GTCTTTGTCCAACTTGGCGCAATGGTGAATAAAGTTTCTGAATTTGGTCTCTTGGGATGGTTTGGGCGTGTCAAGCTGATCAACTGTATATGTGATCTTGTCTTACTTAATCCTCAGACTGGTCAG ACAATGATTGAGCGACTTCTGTTGATGCTAAGTGACTCTGATTATCGAGTGAGGTTTGTCTTGGCAAGACAAATTGGGATTTTATTCCAGACGTGGGATGGCCATGAGGCATTATTCCAAGATATTTG CTCCAGCTTTGGTATTAAATTGGTAACCTCCTCAAAGGAGAAACTAGTTACCGCAAAAGATGTTTTGGCTGTTGGTCCTCAGCCTCGCCAAAAAATGGAGACTGTCATCATTACTCTTATGCACCTCGCTTATCACAGTGAGAACATAGAGTTGCAg GCTGTATTTATGATGTGCGCTGTTTCAGCTAAAGATCCCTGTCAGAG GGAATTAATCATTGCCGCACTTGACAATTTATCAGCACAACTCCATTACCCATCTAGGTTCAAG TACCTGGAAGAACTCTTGGGCCCAATCCTTTTTCACTGGATTGCATCTGGTGTCAGTTTAGCTGGCCTTATTGAG ACAAGTCAGCTTTTCATTCCAAACGCTGAACCGAAATATTTCATCCACTTTTGTTCCCACTGGCTGCTTCCAGCTCTTCTATTGCATGAAGATCATACTAACCTCGACTGGGTAGCTAAG ATGGCTGGCCAACCAGTGGTTGTTTTGgtcaaagaaaattttgtgCCAATATTTTCGATATGTATGGGATTGCACTGTAGTAAAACGTCAGAATGTGATAAAGGTGCAATGGTGCTTCAGAATTCAATATTGTATGTAGGTGAGACCAGCGAGAATGAGAGGGACAAGCTGATTAAACAGAATATG gtgtctattgttagttttattttatcatgCGCTTCGTCTTCACCGGAACCTCCAGTTCCTACTTTTTCTCGTGACACTATTTCACTTGCAGTTCAAACAGTTGTGGATGGTTTTCTGGAAAA CACTGATTATCCTAAGAATGCGGCCATCACTGACAGGATAAACATTTTTCGCCCGGATAGAGTGTTCATG TTCATTACAGAAATGCACTATAGAATGTCAGCTGCATGCCATCATCGGCATACGCGTCATCATTTGGCCGCTCTTGAAGAGCTTACAATTCTTCTTGGTCATAGAGCGTTAGTTCCAAGTTCCTTAAA CTACATATTCAATCTTGTTGGACAATTTATCGGCTATCCCTCACTACAAGACCAGTGTTGTAGTATAGCGTCCTGTTTGCTGGATTTGTTCAAAAGCAATCCTGCCAAAGAAATTGTTAGTGTACTAGGTGACCAACTCCAA tttttggtttcaaagCTGGTTACATGCTGCATTGATGCTGAAGCAGATACCAAAATTTCTGGTGCGAAGTCATCTCAACTGGTTAATTTGCTACACAAGCTAGTTGTTAGTTCAGACTCTTCTCTTAATGAAGATATCAGA GACTTGGAACCACTCCCggatttaaaatatttccaaGTCATTCGTGAATCACACATTAGGATCTGCGAAGCATATTCTCCGAGGAATCATCTGTTGAAG TGTTCTAGAAGATCTAATTATCTTCCACCGAGATTCCTTTCCAGGAG TCTCCAAGCACTGCATAACAAGCTCATAGCTTCTGAAGTTTCTCAAGAAGATACAAATGGAGAAACTGCAGAAACATTTTGGCAGTCTGACGATGAAATTGTAAATGCTGTTTGGACTCTTGTCCGAGTGTCTGCCTCTGATGAAGCCGATAGTATGAGACTTTTGGTGTCTGATTTTCTTTCCAGG ATTGGTATTAGGGACCCCCACACTGTTGTTTTCCATCTTCCTGGGAACTTAGTCTCCATGCATGGTCTTCAAGGTTTTGGCCATAATACTGGATCAAAAGTCAGATCTTTGACTGAGAACGGCATATCCGATGAAACCCTTATCACACTGCTAAATTTTCTGAAGAAGTATCTTTTGGATGACTCCGTAAAGATTATTGATGTAACATCACAAACCCTTCGG GGAATTCTTTCAACCGAAAGGGGCCAGCAAGCATTATCATCTTTTGATTCATGTGAGAGAGCTTTGATTGAG gTGCATGGTAGGGGCGTGAACCTTGACATTGTGGAAAAGATCTTATTGGATAGCCAAAAGCAGTTCAAAG CCGAGAAATTTTCACTGGAGACGCCCGAAGTGTGGTCCACAGataataaaaactttgatAGATGGATTTGTCAGCTTGTGTACTGTATGATCGCTTTATGTGAGGATGTCCCAATAAG GTTATGCCAGAACATAGCATTGCTGAAAGCTGAAATCTCTGAGCTTCTATTCCCTAGTGTTGTTGTTAGTCTTGCGGGACGGATAGGGATGGATATCAATTTACATGACTTAATTACGTCACAG GTGAAAGAGCATATCTTCACTGATTCAAACAAGCTAACAAAATCGAAGCAAGTTATGTTAAATACTCTGAATGAACTGCGGATGTGTTATGTCCTCGAAAGATCGATTTTTTCTGGgcaaacaaagagagaaaag AATTCAAGATCTTGTTCCACAGCTGCTAAGATTAGAGATGTGGAAAGTGGATCAAATGGAATGGCAGCGTCCATAACTACTAATTGGGAGAAG GTTTATTGGCTTTCCATTGATTATCTTGTTGTTGCCGGATCAGCAGTA GTTTGTGGTGCATATTTGACTGCTTCCATGTATGTGGAGTATTGGTGTGAGGAGAAATTTGGCAATCTAAGCCTTGGAGATCCTGATTTTTCTTATCATGATAAG TTACCGGATCATGTTGAGATACTTGTGTCTGCAATAACAAGAATAAACGAGCCTGACAGCTTATATGGGGTTATACATTCAAATAAG TTGTCTGCTCAAATAATCACATTCGAGCATGAGGGAAACTGGACTAGGGCACTCGAGTATTATGACTTGCAAGCACGTTCACAGAAAATGGTGGTGCCAAGTAGCCTTTCTGAAAATCTAGAGGTGGAACAATTTCAGCCAACAACTAGTGCACGGCATTCGGTTTTTGGTGAAGGGGAGGTCCAGAGACAACCGTTCAAAGGACTCATTAGGTCGTTGCAGCAGACAGGCTGTATGCATGTCCTGGATTTGTATTGCCGAGGCTTAACTTCCCGAGAAGGATGCTTTCAGTATGATCCCGAGTTCATCGAATTGCAG TATGAGGCTGCATGGCGAGCAGGAAAATGGGATTTTTCATTACTTTATCCGCAAACACATTGCCAACCTCTGCAACATGCAAAGAACAATAATTATCATGAAAGTTTGCACTG TTGTTTGAGAGCATTGCAAGAAGGGGATTACGATGGGTTTTATGGAAAACTGAAGGATACTAAGAAG GAGCTTGTGTTGTCCATTTCCCGTGCAAGCGAAGAAAGCACTGAATTTATATACTCAACAGTAGTGAAACTTCAG attcttcatcatcttggACTAGTTTGGGATCTTCGCTGGACGACATCTTCGCATCAAAGTGTGCATGGCTATCTAGTCAAACAAATGGCATGCGTAGACCCCGTCATTCCAACAATGGATCAG TTGTCTTGGCTGAATAAGGATTGGAACTCTATTATTACGCAAACTCAGTTGCACATGACTTTGTTGGAGCCATTTATCGCATTTAGGCGagttcttctccaaatctTGGGATGTGAGAAATGTACCATGCAACATCTTTTGCAGTCTGCTTCATTACTTCGCAAG GGAACAAGGTTTTCTCATGCAGCTGCGTCTCTGCATGAGTTCAAGTTTCTTTGTGCAAGAAGTAATGGACAACAACCCGTTCCAGACTGGCTTGGAAag CTTGAAGAGGCGAAGCTATTACATGCCCAAGGGCGGCATGAAGTTTCCATTAGTCTTGCAAACTACATTTTACATAATTATCAATTAAAGGAAGAGGCTTCAGATATATATCGTGTCATTGGAAAGTGGCTAGCAGAAACCAGATCTAGCAA TTCTAGAACTATTTTAGAGAAGTATCTCAGGCCTGCAGTTTCGCTTGCTGAAGAACAGAGTTCCAAGATCTGCAAAAGATTAGTAGATAGACAGAGCCAAACTTGGTTTCATCTGGCTCATTATGCAGATGCTCTATTTAAGAGTTATGAGGAAAGACTCTCCTCCAGTGAATGGCAAGCTGCACTGCGGCTACGAAAACACAAG ACGAAAGAGTTGGAGGTGCTTATTAAACGGTTTAAGAGTTCAAAGAAG GCGGAGCAATCTGACTATTCACTGAAGATCCAAGATCTGCAGAAGCAACTAACAAtggataaagaagaagcagaaaaactgcag GTTGACAGGGATAACTTTCTGAAACTTGCATTGGAGGGTTATAAACGTTGTCTGGAAATTGGTGACAAGTATGATGTTCGAGTG GTATTTCGGCAAGTATCCATGTGGTTCAGTCTTGCCTCCCAGAAAAATGTTATTGATAACATGTTGAGCACCATTAAAGAG GTCCAGTCCTACAAATTTATACCCCTTGTTTATCAAATTGCTTCAAGGTTGGGCAGTTCCAAAGATGAATCAGGATCTAACAGCTTTCAG TCTGCATTGGTTTCGCTTATCAGAAAAATGGCCATTGATCATCCATACCATACAATCTTGCAG CTTCTGGCTTTGGCAAACGGTGACCGTATCAAGGATAACCAACGCAGTAGAAATTCTTTTGTGGTTGATATGGATAAAAAGCTTGCAGCAGAGCATCTCCTGCAGGATGTATCACATTATCATGGGCCTATGATTAGACAA atgAAACAACTGGTAGATATCTACATCAAGCTTGCAGAGCTTGAAACAAGGAGAGAG GATACCAATAGAAAGGTAGCACTACCAAGAGAGATTCGTAGTGTGAAACAACTGGAACTT GTACCTGTGGTGACTGCAACAATTCCTGTTGATCGTAGCTGCCAATACAATGAAGGGTCATTCCCGTTTTTCAGAGGTTTATCAGATTCTGTTAC AGTGATGAATGGTATAAATGCTCCAAAAGTAGTTGAATGTTTTGGTTCTGATGGCCAAAAATATAAGCAACTTGCGAAATCTGGCAATGATGACCTCAGACAAGATGCT GTTATGGAACAATTTTTTGGCCTCGTCAATACCTTTCTACACAATAACCGGGACACTTGGAAGAGAAGATTAGCTGTGCGCACATACAAG GTTATTCCTTTTACTCCAAGCGCTGGTGTTCTTGAGTGGGTCGATGGCACAATTCCACTTGGAGATTATCTTATAGGAAG CTCAAGGAGTGAGGGTGCTCACGGTCGTTATGGCATTGGAAACTGGAAATACCCCAAATGCCGAGAACATATGTCGAGT GCGAAGGACAAGCGCAAAGCCTTCGTGGATGTCTGCACAAACTTCAG GCCTGTCATGCATTACTTTTTCCTGGAAAAGTTTCTGCAGCCTGCTGACTGGTTTGTCAAGAGGCTTGCTTATACACGTAGTGTTGCAGCTAGTTCAATG GTTGGGTACATCGTTGGTCTTGGTGACCGACATGCCATGAATATTTTAATCGATCAAGCTACAGCAGAAGTTGTCCACATAGATCTTGGAGTTGCTTTTGAGCAAGGATTAATGCTCAAGACTCCTGAAAGG GTTCCGTTCAGACTGACAAGAGACATCATTGATGGAATGGGTATCACAGGAGTGGAAGGCGTTTTCAGGAGATGTTGCGAAGAAACCCTGTCTGTGATGCGAACAAATAAAGAGGCACTGCTTACAATTGTCGAA GTTTTTATACATGATCCTCTGTACAAATGGGCCTTGTCCCCCTTAAAGGCTTTGCAAAGACAGAAG GAAACTGAAGATTATGATGGCATGAACTTGGAAGGGTTACAAGAGGAGTTCGAGGGAAACAAGGATGCAACACGTGCCTTGATGCGTGTCAAGCAAAAACTTGATGGCTACGAGGGTGGTGAGATGAGAAGCATACATGGCCAG GCACAGCAACTAATACAAGACGCAATTGACACAGATCGTTTGTCCCATATGTTCCCTGGCTGGGGAGCTTGGATGTAA